One genomic segment of Brassica napus cultivar Da-Ae chromosome A3, Da-Ae, whole genome shotgun sequence includes these proteins:
- the LOC106423277 gene encoding alpha-aminoadipic semialdehyde synthase-like: MNPSVDEEMKKKKKLGNGVVGILAESVNKWERRTPLTPSHCSRLLQDRTGVSRIVVQPSAKRIYHDALYSDVGCEISDDLSDCGLILCIKQPKLEMILPERAYAFFSHIHRAQKEKMPLLDKILSERVTLYDYELIVGDHGKRLLAFGIYAGRAGLVDFLHGLGQRYLSQGYSTPFLSLGSSYMYPSLAAAKAAVISVGEEISSQGLPLGICPLVFVFTGTGNVSRGAQEMFKLLPHAFVEPSNLPGLFVKDKGMSQNGKSTKRVHQVYGCIITSQDMVEHQDPSKSFDKADYYAHPEHYNPVFHDKIAPYTSVLVNCMYWEKKFPRLLSTKQVQDLAEKGCPLVGICDITCDIGGSVEFVNRATSIDSPFFRFDPTNNSYYNDMDGDGVLCMAIDILPTEFAKEASQHFGDILSEFVGSLASVTEVSDLPGHLKKACISYRGELTPLYEHIPRMMKSDPEDVQGKIASGVVSNQRTYKSLTLLVNPDEGGDK, from the exons ATGAACCCAAGTGTTGacgaggagatgaagaagaagaagaagctggggAATGGGGTTGTGGGAATACTAGCTGAATCAGTGAACAAATGGGAACGAAGAACGCCGTTGACGCCTTCACATTGCTCTCGTCTTTTACAAGACAGAACAGGCGTTTCACGCATTGTGGTTCAGCCATCTGCGAAGCGGATCTATCACGATGCCTTGTACTCAGATGTCGGATGTGAAATCTCTGATGATTTGTCTGATTGTGGGCTTATACTCTGTATCAAACAACCCAAG CTAGAAATGATACTTCCCGAGAGAGCATATGCTTTCTTTTCACACATTCATAGGGCACAGAAAGAAAAAATGCCTTTGTTGGATAAA ATATTGTCTGAGAGAGTGACTTTGTATGATTATGAGCTCATTGTTGGAGATCATGGGAAAAGATTATTGGCATTTGGTATATATGCAGGCAGAGCTGGTCTTGTTGACTTCCTACATGGACTGGGACAGA GATATCTAAGTCAAGGATATTCAACTCCTTTCCTCTCGCTAGGTTCATCCTATATGTATCCCTCATTGGCTGCAGCAAAAGCTGCTGTGATTTCTGTTGGTGAAGAGATTTCAAGCCAGGGACTCCCACTAGGAATCTGCCCTCTTGTATTTGTTTTCACTGGAACAGGAAATG TTTCTCGTGGGGCGCAAGAAATGTTCAAGCTTCTTCCTCACGCTTTTGTTGAACCAAGCAACCTTCCTGGACTATTTGTAAAA GACAAAGGAATGAGCCAAAATGGAAAATCAACAAAGCGAGTACATCAAGTATATGGCTGTATTATTACCAGCCAAGACATGGTTGAACACCAAGATCCATCAAAGTCATTTGACAAA GCTGACTATTATGCACACCCGGAACACTACAATCCAGTTTTTCACGACAAGATCGCCCCTTATACATCAGTTCTTG TAAACTGTATGTACTGGGAGAAGAAGTTTCCCCGTCTTCTAAGCACCAAACAGGTTCAAGATTTAGCAGAAAAAGGATGTCCGTTAGTGGGAATATGTGATATAACTTGTGACATCGGTGGCTCTGTTGAGTTTGTTAACCGAGCTACCTCAATTGACTCTCCTTTCTTTAG GTTTGATCCTACAAACAATTCATACTACAATGACATGGATGGTGATGGTGTACTATGCATGGCCATCGACATTCTACCCACAGAGTTTGCTAAAGAG GCATCCCAGCATTTTGGAGACATTCTTTCCGAATTTGTCGGTAGTTTGGCTTCGGTGACTGAAGTTTCAGATCTACCGGGACATCTGAAGAAGGCTTGCATAAGCTACAGAGGAGAGTTGACACCTTTGTATGAGCATATTCCACGTATGATGAAGTCTGATCCAGA AGATGTACAAGGAAAAATCGCCAGCGGTGTGGTTTCCAACCAGAGAACATACAAATCATTAACTCTGTTAGTTAATCCAGATGAAGGAGGAGACAAATAA